A region of Nocardioides sp. JS614 DNA encodes the following proteins:
- a CDS encoding serine/threonine protein kinase, translating to MDKGDLLGGRYRLTERIGAGGMGTVYRAHDTRLDRTVAIKTLHEGRDVDDVTRSRLRAEAQLAGTLRHPGVVQVFDYGEEAGATGPTPYVVMELVEGTPLSQVLRARGPLPTEEAAALVGDVARALEAAHAAGIVHRDLKPSNILVTPEGRAVLLDFGVARSDSMEPLTETGLIIGSADYLSPEQVRGQRATPASDVFGLGVVAHQSLSAASPFHRDTQAATVLARLHEDAPELPASVPAPLRRLVASMLAREPDDRPSAADVADRAATAHRSGPVLPPPLPTPPSAPRSRWNRQRLLAIAAAAVVLASSLGLLALQRRDVPPAGASELEVPAVVGKRAERAVRILEHAGFEAILEDTTGGVPGQVVRQSPEPGPYDGAATVTLWVVVVPTSAVPPSPMPTPATRPQPHEKPTAIRQNPKEHGPGSAQGQGWENGHGKGPHEEPGKKHD from the coding sequence GTGGACAAGGGAGACCTCCTCGGCGGCCGGTACCGGCTGACCGAGCGGATCGGCGCGGGCGGGATGGGGACCGTCTACCGCGCGCACGACACCCGGCTGGACCGGACCGTGGCGATCAAGACCCTGCACGAGGGCCGCGACGTCGACGACGTCACCCGGTCCCGGCTGCGCGCCGAGGCACAGCTCGCGGGCACGCTGCGCCATCCCGGTGTCGTGCAGGTCTTCGACTACGGCGAGGAGGCCGGCGCGACCGGCCCGACGCCGTACGTCGTGATGGAGCTGGTCGAGGGCACCCCGCTCTCCCAGGTCCTCCGCGCGCGGGGGCCGCTCCCGACCGAGGAGGCGGCCGCCCTGGTGGGTGACGTGGCCCGCGCCCTCGAGGCGGCGCACGCGGCGGGCATCGTGCACCGCGACCTCAAGCCGTCCAACATCCTGGTCACGCCCGAGGGCCGCGCGGTGCTCCTCGACTTCGGCGTCGCCCGCTCGGACTCCATGGAGCCGCTCACCGAGACCGGCCTGATCATCGGCAGCGCCGACTACCTCAGTCCCGAGCAGGTGCGCGGCCAGCGAGCGACCCCCGCGTCGGACGTGTTCGGTCTCGGGGTGGTCGCGCACCAGAGCCTGAGCGCCGCCTCGCCCTTCCACCGCGACACCCAGGCGGCGACGGTGCTCGCCCGCCTGCACGAGGACGCCCCCGAGCTGCCGGCATCGGTGCCCGCCCCGCTGCGCCGGCTGGTCGCCTCGATGCTCGCGCGCGAGCCCGACGACCGACCCTCGGCCGCCGACGTGGCCGACCGCGCGGCAACCGCCCATCGGAGTGGGCCGGTGCTGCCGCCGCCGCTGCCCACGCCGCCGTCGGCGCCGCGGTCGAGGTGGAATCGGCAACGCCTGCTGGCGATCGCCGCGGCCGCCGTCGTACTGGCAAGCAGCCTCGGCCTGTTGGCCCTGCAGCGCCGCGACGTGCCGCCGGCCGGAGCGTCCGAGCTCGAGGTCCCCGCAGTCGTGGGCAAGCGGGCAGAGCGTGCCGTCCGGATCCTCGAGCATGCCGGTTTCGAGGCCATCCTCGAGGACACCACGGGCGGCGTCCCGGGCCAGGTGGTCAGGCAGTCACCGGAGCCGGGCCCGTACGACGGCGCCGCGACCGTCACGCTGTGGGTGGTCGTCGTGCCCACCTCGGCCGTGCCCCCGTCGCCGATGCCGACGCCGGCGACCCGTCCGCAGCCCCACGAGAAGCCGACCGCGATCCGGCAGAACCCGAAGGAGCACGGCCCCGGATCCGCCCAGGGCCAGGGGTGGGAGAACGGGCACGGCAAGGGGCCGCACGAGGAGCCGGGGAAGAAGCACGACTGA
- a CDS encoding WS/DGAT/MGAT family O-acyltransferase, whose translation MVSPIDPTATGFLLAENRSMPMHVGGLQLFEKPEGAGRDYGRVMYEAMRDVSEVAPLFIKRPHRSVATAGQLVWVEDEQFDIEHHVRHSALPKPGRIRELLDLAGRLHSTRLAWERPLWEAHVIEGLRDGRVALYTKTHHALVDGISAMRLLQGVLTTDPDQRDMPAPWDAGTRRNQAAAAAGGSSPGLAELPAHVVRQALSQGLGIAAEAAGLPGALVRTLSKGVRNETSAISLHAPRTLFNQKITGSRRFAAQDWPIERLRAIGKATGTTINDVVLAMCSGAVRAYLLEHEALPEAPLVAMVPVGLKAKESNIASIDGGNAIGAVMCRLGTDLVDPADRLRAIHRSMKDGKDALSSMTPTQILVMSALGQAPAIVAPMLRMQGIVRPPYNLIISNVPGPRTTHYWNGARLVGTYPLSIPINGMALNITCTSYDGNMAFGLIGCRRTVPHLQRLLTHLDDEVRALEKAAGV comes from the coding sequence GTGGTCTCACCGATCGACCCGACGGCTACCGGCTTCCTGCTCGCCGAGAACCGCAGCATGCCGATGCACGTGGGCGGCCTGCAGCTGTTCGAGAAGCCGGAGGGCGCCGGGCGCGACTACGGCCGGGTGATGTACGAGGCGATGCGCGACGTCTCCGAGGTCGCGCCGCTGTTCATCAAGCGGCCGCACCGGTCGGTGGCGACCGCCGGGCAGCTCGTCTGGGTCGAGGACGAGCAGTTCGACATCGAGCACCACGTGCGGCACAGCGCGCTGCCCAAGCCCGGCCGGATCCGCGAGCTCCTGGACCTGGCCGGCCGGCTGCACAGCACCCGCCTGGCCTGGGAGCGGCCGCTGTGGGAGGCGCACGTCATCGAAGGCCTGCGCGACGGCCGGGTGGCGCTCTACACCAAGACGCACCACGCGCTGGTGGACGGCATCTCGGCAATGCGGCTGCTGCAGGGCGTGCTCACCACGGACCCCGACCAGCGCGACATGCCCGCGCCCTGGGACGCGGGCACCCGCCGCAACCAGGCCGCCGCGGCGGCCGGGGGCAGCAGCCCGGGTCTCGCCGAGCTGCCGGCCCACGTCGTCCGCCAGGCGCTGAGCCAGGGGCTGGGCATCGCCGCCGAGGCCGCAGGGCTGCCCGGCGCGCTGGTGCGCACCCTCAGCAAGGGCGTTCGCAACGAGACGTCCGCGATCTCCCTCCACGCGCCACGCACCCTGTTCAACCAGAAGATCACCGGGTCCCGCCGGTTCGCCGCCCAGGACTGGCCGATCGAGCGGCTCCGCGCGATCGGCAAGGCCACCGGCACCACGATCAACGACGTGGTGCTCGCGATGTGCAGCGGCGCGGTCCGCGCCTACCTGCTCGAACACGAGGCACTTCCCGAGGCGCCCCTGGTCGCGATGGTGCCGGTCGGACTCAAGGCCAAGGAGTCGAACATCGCCTCGATCGACGGCGGCAACGCCATCGGCGCGGTCATGTGCCGGCTCGGCACCGACCTGGTCGACCCCGCGGACCGGCTCCGCGCGATCCACCGGTCGATGAAGGACGGCAAGGACGCGCTGTCGAGCATGACGCCCACCCAGATCCTGGTGATGAGCGCCCTCGGGCAGGCCCCGGCGATCGTCGCGCCGATGCTCCGCATGCAGGGCATCGTGCGGCCGCCGTACAACCTGATCATCAGCAACGTGCCGGGCCCGCGCACCACCCACTACTGGAACGGCGCGAGGCTGGTCGGCACCTACCCGCTCTCGATCCCGATCAACGGGATGGCGTTGAACATCACCTGCACGTCGTACGACGGCAACATGGCCTTCGGGCTGATCGGCTGCCGCCGGACCGTCCCCCACCTGCAGCGGCTGCTCACCCACCTCGACGACGAGGTCCGGGCGTTGGAGAAGGCGGCCGGGGTCTAG
- a CDS encoding glutamate--cysteine ligase, translating into MRIDFHASPEPTLGVEWEFALVDRRTRDLRNDATHLFARAKPRLPDPDKLHKELLRNTVEVVSGVCHTVGEAMADLRRTLEVVVPAGDDLDLDLYGGGTHPFASWTVQQLSEGHRYEELINRTQWWGRQMLIWGVHVHVGMPERDRVMAVLSSLLNFHPHLQALSASSPIWSGIDTGYASNRALMFQQLPTAGLPFQFERWSEFEAFVGDELVTGVIEELSEVRWDVRPAPRIGTLENRICDGVPDLADLSSLVALMHCLVVDLDTRAAAGETLPTMPPWHVQENKWRAARYGLDAIVITDAESNERLVTEDLADHLERLAPVADRLGCSEELAQVAQIPVRGASYQRQRAVAERTGGDLVAVVDSVVRELRAGLG; encoded by the coding sequence ATGCGGATCGACTTCCACGCCTCACCCGAGCCCACGCTCGGCGTGGAGTGGGAGTTCGCGCTCGTCGACCGGCGCACCCGTGACCTGCGCAACGACGCCACCCACCTGTTCGCTCGGGCCAAGCCCCGGTTGCCCGACCCCGACAAGCTGCACAAGGAGCTGCTGCGCAACACCGTCGAGGTCGTGAGCGGGGTGTGCCACACCGTCGGCGAGGCGATGGCCGACCTGCGCCGGACCCTCGAGGTGGTGGTCCCGGCGGGTGACGACCTGGACCTGGACCTGTACGGCGGCGGCACCCACCCGTTCGCGTCCTGGACCGTGCAGCAGCTCTCCGAGGGGCACCGCTACGAGGAGCTGATCAACCGCACCCAGTGGTGGGGCCGGCAGATGCTGATCTGGGGCGTGCACGTGCACGTCGGGATGCCCGAGCGCGACCGGGTGATGGCGGTGCTGTCGTCGCTGCTCAACTTCCACCCCCACCTGCAGGCGCTGTCCGCCTCCTCGCCGATCTGGTCCGGCATCGACACCGGCTACGCCTCCAACCGGGCGCTGATGTTCCAGCAGTTGCCGACCGCGGGCCTGCCGTTCCAGTTCGAGCGCTGGTCGGAGTTCGAGGCGTTCGTCGGCGACGAGCTGGTGACCGGCGTGATCGAGGAGCTCTCGGAGGTGCGCTGGGACGTCCGGCCCGCACCGCGCATCGGCACCCTCGAGAACCGGATCTGCGACGGCGTCCCCGACCTCGCCGACCTGTCCTCGCTGGTCGCGCTCATGCACTGCCTGGTCGTCGACCTCGACACCCGGGCCGCGGCAGGCGAGACGCTGCCGACGATGCCGCCCTGGCACGTCCAGGAGAACAAGTGGCGCGCGGCCCGCTACGGCCTGGACGCGATCGTGATCACCGACGCCGAGTCCAACGAGCGGCTGGTCACCGAGGACCTGGCCGACCACCTGGAGCGGCTCGCGCCGGTCGCCGACCGGCTCGGCTGCAGCGAGGAGCTCGCCCAGGTGGCGCAGATCCCGGTGCGCGGCGCGTCGTACCAGCGCCAGCGCGCGGTCGCCGAGCGCACCGGCGGCGACCTGGTCGCCGTGGTCGACTCGGTCGTCCGCGAGCTGCGCGCCGGCCTGGGCTGA
- a CDS encoding DNA polymerase IV, with amino-acid sequence MSGRTAPGWVLHVDLDQFIAAVEVLRRPELAGRPVVVGGRGDPTERGVVATASYEARAFGVGSGMPLRVAARKCPDAVFLPVDKEAYDAASAQVMTTLRGLEWGGVPVVLEVLGWDEAFLAAGEDHGELGNPREFAEHLRAEVLAETRLHCSVGIGDNKLRAKIATDFGKPRGVWQLTEADWFPVMGERPTTALWGIGARTAKKLSALGIDTVEQLARSDARVLAAELGPTMGPWFHRLGRGVDTSPVDATPWVPRAHGREETYQEDLEDWDRVTEEVRALTRRVVDDIDREGRPAARVGIKVRYRPFSTVSRSLTLPEPSNDPAVLEDAAVSLLERVERGRPVRLLGVRLEMVDPPEGPLR; translated from the coding sequence ATGAGCGGCCGGACCGCACCGGGCTGGGTGCTGCACGTCGACCTGGACCAGTTCATCGCCGCGGTCGAGGTGCTGCGCCGGCCGGAGCTGGCTGGCCGCCCGGTGGTCGTCGGCGGCCGTGGCGATCCGACCGAGCGTGGGGTGGTCGCGACCGCGTCGTACGAGGCGCGGGCGTTCGGGGTCGGGTCCGGCATGCCGTTGCGGGTCGCGGCCCGCAAGTGCCCCGACGCGGTCTTCCTGCCGGTCGACAAGGAGGCGTACGACGCCGCCTCGGCGCAGGTGATGACGACGCTGCGCGGCCTGGAGTGGGGCGGCGTACCGGTCGTGCTCGAGGTGCTCGGCTGGGACGAGGCGTTCCTGGCGGCGGGCGAGGACCACGGCGAGCTCGGCAACCCCCGGGAGTTCGCCGAGCACCTGCGCGCCGAGGTGCTCGCCGAGACCCGACTGCACTGCTCGGTCGGGATCGGCGACAACAAGCTGCGCGCGAAGATCGCCACCGACTTCGGCAAGCCCCGCGGGGTGTGGCAGCTGACCGAGGCGGACTGGTTCCCGGTGATGGGGGAGCGGCCGACGACCGCGCTCTGGGGCATCGGCGCCCGGACCGCGAAGAAGCTGTCCGCGCTCGGCATCGACACCGTGGAGCAGCTGGCCCGATCCGACGCCCGCGTCCTCGCCGCCGAGCTCGGGCCGACGATGGGCCCGTGGTTCCACCGGCTCGGCCGCGGGGTCGACACCAGCCCCGTCGACGCGACGCCGTGGGTGCCGCGGGCACACGGGCGGGAGGAGACCTACCAGGAGGACCTCGAGGACTGGGACCGGGTCACCGAGGAGGTCCGGGCGCTGACCCGGAGGGTGGTCGACGACATCGACCGCGAGGGGCGTCCGGCCGCGCGGGTGGGGATCAAGGTCCGCTACCGGCCGTTCAGCACGGTCAGCCGCAGCCTCACCCTGCCCGAGCCGAGCAACGATCCGGCCGTGCTGGAGGACGCCGCCGTCTCGTTGCTGGAGCGCGTGGAGCGCGGCCGACCCGTCCGCCTGCTCGGCGTGCGCCTCGAGATGGTCGACCCGCCCGAAGGACCGCTGCGCTGA
- a CDS encoding matrixin family metalloprotease: MLSAQLARRRHARELRRLLRDLDRLERRRRRTHRIAPRARTSVSLLLAVALAALVVAFNPTSTGERLRATLGIGQDLTFTITDTGGAGYTFAMLQPDGVGPVTWDRCREIPYVVNPEGAPAGHLETVAAAAEDLADASGLRFRYDGTTDDRRLEDRAGPFGSTAPVLVAWATPEEVPALAGDVAGVGGAEARPVTPDRLAFVTGMVALDRDAFAAMAARPDGAALQRAVVEHELAHVLGLGHVDDPAQLMYAETTGQRRLAPGDRDGLAVLGSGPCQ; the protein is encoded by the coding sequence ATGCTCTCGGCACAGCTGGCGCGGCGCCGCCATGCCCGGGAGCTGCGTCGGCTGCTGCGTGACCTCGACCGGCTGGAGCGGCGCCGGCGTCGTACGCACCGGATCGCGCCCCGCGCCCGCACGTCCGTCTCGCTGCTGCTCGCGGTCGCGCTTGCGGCTCTGGTCGTCGCCTTCAACCCGACGTCGACCGGTGAGCGGCTGCGCGCGACGCTCGGCATCGGCCAGGACCTCACGTTCACGATCACCGACACCGGCGGTGCCGGCTACACGTTCGCGATGCTGCAGCCCGACGGCGTCGGCCCGGTGACCTGGGACCGCTGTCGCGAGATCCCCTACGTGGTCAACCCCGAGGGCGCGCCGGCCGGGCACCTGGAGACGGTCGCGGCCGCGGCCGAGGACCTCGCGGACGCCAGCGGGCTGCGGTTCCGGTACGACGGCACCACCGACGACCGCCGCCTCGAGGACCGGGCCGGGCCGTTCGGGTCGACGGCCCCCGTGCTGGTCGCCTGGGCGACTCCCGAGGAGGTGCCCGCCCTGGCGGGCGACGTCGCCGGCGTCGGCGGCGCCGAGGCGCGGCCGGTGACGCCGGACCGGCTCGCCTTCGTCACCGGGATGGTCGCCCTGGACCGGGACGCGTTCGCCGCGATGGCGGCGCGCCCCGACGGGGCAGCGCTGCAGCGCGCGGTGGTCGAGCACGAGCTCGCCCACGTGCTCGGGCTGGGCCACGTGGACGACCCGGCCCAGCTGATGTACGCCGAGACCACCGGTCAGCGGCGCCTCGCCCCCGGCGACCGCGACGGACTGGCGGTGCTGGGCTCCGGTCCCTGCCAGTGA
- a CDS encoding DUF402 domain-containing protein, protein MTSVARPDLPPRPGDRVRVVMTKWRDGRHWEFEADYLGRDQHGDWLGILAGTPMARPGATYVAPTDQVGLVPAPGPDTGRGWLATFHAVGGPVRVYVDVTTPPVWDGPVVRAVDLDLDVVRGNSGRVWVDDEDEFADHRVRLGYPDELVRAALASCELVRAAIETAAAPYDGTAEAWLTLVGARRGP, encoded by the coding sequence GTGACCTCGGTTGCGCGCCCGGACCTGCCACCCCGCCCCGGCGACCGCGTGCGCGTCGTCATGACCAAGTGGCGCGACGGGCGGCACTGGGAGTTCGAGGCCGACTACCTCGGCCGGGACCAGCACGGCGACTGGCTCGGGATCCTCGCCGGCACCCCGATGGCGCGCCCGGGCGCGACGTACGTCGCCCCCACCGACCAGGTCGGCCTGGTGCCGGCGCCCGGTCCGGACACCGGGCGCGGGTGGCTGGCGACGTTCCACGCCGTGGGCGGCCCGGTGCGGGTGTACGTCGACGTCACCACCCCACCGGTGTGGGACGGTCCGGTGGTCCGCGCCGTGGACCTCGACCTGGACGTGGTGCGCGGCAACAGCGGCCGGGTGTGGGTCGACGACGAGGACGAGTTCGCCGACCACCGGGTCCGGCTCGGCTACCCCGACGAGCTGGTCCGGGCGGCCCTCGCCTCGTGCGAGCTGGTGCGCGCCGCGATCGAGACCGCGGCGGCGCCGTACGACGGCACGGCTGAGGCGTGGCTCACCCTGGTGGGCGCTCGGCGCGGACCCTGA
- a CDS encoding threonine/serine ThrE exporter family protein yields MPEARQLNLTLDFCLRVGELLLSSGAGAADVTATMQSLAWHLGVRHPEIDITFTSLSMSYQRDPEEPAAVLLRHVKQRDIDYEDLTLVDHLVRDVLRGEVDLKEARSRLARIVSSGHLTPRWAVTLGWGAMCAGVGLQLGGGPVIVAVAFVAAACIDRLQLLMARRRLPFFYQQVAGGGVATIIAVLAAVALPGDLDPSVAVTANIIMLLAGIGFMGALHDALSGFYVTAGARLTEALLATAGIIAGVSGGLTLAEVLGVDVGRLDPGAAADLKTLSVMALGAAICGSAFAFASYAPRRSLLPIGAVAAVAIVISGSGALGGLGRTWPTALAAFFVGLVSYTVAGRMRVPPLVVVVPAIVPMLPGLSIYRGLSLLTEGGGQTSDGLLAIITAASVAIALASGVILGEYVAQPLKREAHRLESRLAGPRLVGPLRTRTSRRARRGAKDRDE; encoded by the coding sequence ATGCCGGAGGCGCGCCAGCTGAACCTGACCCTGGACTTCTGTCTGCGGGTCGGCGAGCTGCTGCTCTCCTCGGGAGCCGGTGCCGCCGACGTGACCGCCACCATGCAGTCGCTGGCCTGGCACCTGGGCGTGCGGCACCCGGAGATCGACATCACCTTCACCTCGCTGTCGATGAGCTACCAGCGCGACCCCGAGGAGCCGGCGGCGGTGCTGCTGCGCCACGTGAAGCAGCGCGACATCGACTACGAGGACCTGACCCTGGTCGACCACCTGGTGCGCGACGTGCTCCGCGGCGAGGTCGACCTCAAGGAGGCGCGCAGCCGCCTGGCCCGGATCGTCTCGTCGGGGCACCTGACGCCACGCTGGGCGGTGACGCTCGGCTGGGGCGCGATGTGCGCGGGGGTCGGCCTGCAGCTGGGCGGCGGCCCGGTGATCGTGGCGGTCGCGTTCGTCGCCGCGGCGTGCATCGACCGGCTGCAGCTGCTGATGGCCCGGCGCCGGCTGCCGTTCTTCTACCAGCAGGTGGCCGGTGGCGGCGTCGCGACGATCATCGCCGTGCTGGCCGCCGTCGCCCTGCCCGGAGACCTCGACCCCTCGGTCGCGGTCACCGCGAACATCATCATGCTGCTCGCCGGCATCGGGTTCATGGGTGCGCTGCACGACGCGCTGTCGGGGTTCTACGTCACCGCCGGGGCGCGGCTCACCGAGGCGCTGCTGGCGACCGCCGGGATCATCGCCGGCGTGAGCGGCGGCCTGACCCTCGCCGAGGTCCTCGGTGTCGACGTGGGGCGCCTGGACCCCGGGGCGGCCGCCGACCTCAAGACCCTCTCCGTGATGGCGCTCGGCGCGGCGATCTGCGGCTCCGCGTTCGCGTTCGCGTCGTACGCCCCCCGCCGTTCGCTCCTGCCGATCGGTGCGGTCGCGGCCGTGGCGATCGTCATCTCGGGCTCCGGTGCCCTGGGCGGCCTCGGGCGGACCTGGCCGACCGCGCTGGCAGCGTTCTTCGTCGGCCTGGTCAGCTACACCGTCGCCGGCCGGATGCGGGTGCCACCGCTGGTCGTCGTCGTCCCGGCGATCGTCCCGATGCTGCCCGGCCTGTCGATCTACCGGGGCCTGAGCCTGCTCACCGAGGGCGGCGGGCAGACCTCGGACGGGCTGCTCGCGATCATCACCGCTGCGTCCGTGGCGATCGCCCTCGCCTCGGGCGTGATCCTCGGCGAGTACGTCGCCCAGCCGCTCAAGCGCGAGGCGCACCGTCTGGAGAGCCGGTTGGCCGGGCCGCGGCTGGTCGGCCCGCTGCGCACCCGCACCTCCCGGCGCGCCCGTCGCGGGGCCAAGGACCGGGACGAGTAG
- a CDS encoding site-specific DNA-methyltransferase has protein sequence MGQPWNVFVEGDNLDVLPRVPELVGRPVDLVYIDPPYNTGNDFAYHDDFRCHAAWVEMMRPRLTAAREVLAETGAIFVSIDDHEVAHLRLLMDEVYGEQNLLAQVVVNLNPKGRQLGRGFATSHEYLLVYARDARRTVLDAATHETVDPSDFPLESADGRRYRQLPLRNTNKKFNPVTARTLHFTVWGDPQTGRVATVPFEGAVEIGPVFGDGTPAVWRWSRPLIDQRPDDLVCRRVKGRLGERVDVFQKDWLHPVAAGGVPGVRRKKLRTIWLAEEVGSTDTAVAELKEVVGHVFESPKPTGLLRRILGTMPGDAVVLDFFAGSGTTGHAVALQNAADGGTRRCVSINSAEPTREGSNARNAGLRTVADITRARLRAVAERVGGGFEEVRL, from the coding sequence GTGGGCCAGCCGTGGAACGTCTTCGTCGAGGGCGACAACCTCGACGTGCTACCCCGGGTGCCGGAGCTGGTCGGCCGGCCGGTCGACCTGGTCTACATCGACCCGCCGTACAACACCGGCAACGACTTCGCCTACCACGACGACTTCCGCTGCCACGCCGCGTGGGTGGAGATGATGCGCCCGCGACTGACGGCCGCGCGCGAGGTGCTCGCCGAGACCGGCGCGATCTTCGTCAGCATCGACGACCACGAGGTCGCCCATCTCCGGTTGCTGATGGACGAGGTGTACGGCGAGCAGAACCTGCTCGCCCAGGTCGTGGTGAACCTCAACCCGAAGGGGCGCCAGCTCGGCAGGGGTTTCGCCACCAGCCACGAGTACCTGCTCGTGTACGCCCGCGACGCCCGTCGTACGGTCCTCGACGCGGCGACCCACGAGACCGTCGACCCGAGCGACTTCCCGTTGGAGAGCGCGGATGGCCGGCGGTACCGGCAGCTGCCGCTTCGCAACACCAACAAGAAGTTCAACCCGGTCACCGCGCGTACCCTGCACTTCACGGTGTGGGGCGACCCCCAGACGGGCCGGGTCGCGACCGTGCCGTTCGAGGGGGCCGTCGAGATCGGGCCGGTGTTCGGCGACGGTACGCCGGCGGTGTGGCGGTGGAGCCGGCCGCTGATCGACCAGCGGCCCGACGACCTCGTGTGCCGCCGGGTGAAGGGGCGCCTGGGGGAGCGGGTCGACGTGTTCCAGAAGGACTGGCTGCACCCCGTCGCCGCCGGTGGCGTCCCGGGCGTGCGGCGCAAGAAGCTGCGCACGATCTGGCTCGCCGAGGAGGTCGGGTCCACCGACACGGCGGTCGCCGAGCTCAAGGAGGTCGTCGGGCACGTCTTCGAGTCGCCGAAGCCGACCGGCCTGCTCCGCCGGATCCTCGGCACCATGCCCGGCGACGCGGTCGTGCTCGACTTCTTCGCAGGCAGCGGCACCACCGGTCACGCCGTCGCGCTGCAGAACGCCGCCGACGGCGGCACCCGCCGTTGCGTCAGCATCAACTCCGCGGAGCCGACCCGCGAGGGCTCCAACGCCCGCAACGCGGGACTGCGCACCGTCGCCGACATCACCCGCGCCCGGCTGCGGGCGGTCGCTGAGCGGGTCGGCGGTGGGTTCGAGGAGGTCCGGCTCTAG
- a CDS encoding FUSC family protein, giving the protein MEAGPLDRMWDRSRTSVRARIRRLQAKSFQIAQCALAAAVAWLIAADVLGHPTPFFAPVAAVVALGTSYGQRLRRVAEVTIGVAVGVFLADLLVVWLGSGWWQIGLIVALAMAAAFLLDGGQLFVTQAAVQSIVVASLVPDPGAAFTRWTDAVVGGAVALVAATAVPAAPLRRPREQAAVVMRKIAALLRAAGEVMDDGEAARALDLLADARSTDYLIRELKDAADEGLSVVESSPFRIRHKGDLRKMVDLVDPLDRALRSTRVLVRHTAVAAYRRRPVPSSYSLLALDLADAADRVADELAANRMAAAARGVLLVVGEATGQVERTDLLTAEAILAQLRAVVADLLMVTGLDQMESTEALPPPPR; this is encoded by the coding sequence ATGGAGGCGGGGCCGCTGGACCGGATGTGGGACCGGAGCCGGACCTCGGTCCGGGCTCGGATCCGCCGGCTGCAGGCCAAGTCCTTCCAGATCGCGCAGTGTGCGCTCGCCGCCGCGGTCGCCTGGTTGATCGCGGCCGACGTCCTGGGCCATCCCACCCCGTTCTTCGCCCCGGTGGCCGCCGTGGTCGCCCTCGGCACCTCCTACGGCCAGCGGCTGCGCCGGGTCGCCGAGGTCACCATCGGTGTGGCCGTCGGCGTCTTCCTCGCCGACCTGCTGGTGGTGTGGCTGGGCTCGGGCTGGTGGCAGATCGGGCTGATCGTCGCGCTCGCGATGGCGGCGGCCTTCCTGCTCGACGGCGGCCAGCTGTTCGTGACCCAGGCGGCGGTGCAGTCCATCGTGGTCGCGTCGCTCGTCCCGGACCCGGGGGCGGCGTTCACCCGGTGGACCGACGCGGTCGTGGGTGGCGCGGTCGCACTGGTCGCGGCCACCGCGGTGCCGGCCGCGCCGCTACGCCGGCCGCGCGAGCAGGCCGCGGTCGTGATGCGCAAGATCGCAGCCCTGCTGCGGGCGGCCGGTGAGGTGATGGACGACGGGGAGGCGGCCCGGGCGCTCGACCTGCTCGCCGACGCCCGCTCGACCGACTACCTGATCCGCGAGCTCAAGGACGCCGCCGACGAAGGCCTCTCCGTGGTCGAGTCCTCGCCGTTCCGGATCCGCCACAAGGGCGACCTGCGCAAGATGGTCGACCTGGTCGACCCGCTCGACCGGGCGCTGCGCAGCACCCGCGTCCTGGTCCGGCACACCGCGGTCGCGGCGTACCGCCGGCGCCCGGTGCCGTCGTCCTACTCGCTGCTCGCCCTCGACCTCGCCGACGCGGCCGACCGGGTTGCCGACGAGCTGGCCGCGAACCGGATGGCGGCCGCTGCCCGAGGCGTCCTGCTCGTGGTGGGCGAGGCCACCGGGCAGGTGGAGCGCACCGACCTGCTCACCGCCGAGGCGATCCTGGCCCAGCTGCGGGCGGTCGTCGCGGACCTCCTGATGGTCACCGGGCTCGACCAGATGGAGTCGACCGAGGCCCTGCCCCCGCCACCGCGATGA